A window of Dorea formicigenerans contains these coding sequences:
- the pyk gene encoding pyruvate kinase: MKKTKIVCTMGPNSNDENIMRRLVKEGMDIARFNFSHGSHEEQKGRMDMLKKIREEEKKPVAILLDTKGPEIRTGVLKDGKKVLLKEGETITLTNEEIEGDETKVSLTYKGLVDDVQIGNMILIDDGLIGLKVKEKTETDIICTIVNGGELGERKGVNVPNVPVRLPAITEKDKEDLKFGVEQKIDFIAASFVRNAECILEIRSYLNKCGAPYIPIIAKIENSEGIDNIDEIIRCADGIMVARGDLGVEIPAEEVPYLQKLIIQKCNDNYKPVITATQMLDSMIRNPRPTRAEVGDVANAVYDGTDAVMLSGETAQGKYPVEALKMMVHIVESTEQHLDYKEMLEKAGAHRMRNASSALAYATVTTARNLKAACIITPTVSGATARVVSKFKPKTEIIGISPNEDTLRRMQIYWGVRPYCSINANSTDEICSSALDLVRAKQIAETGDTVVLTAGIPSPNISGNVAGVSNIMKIAVID; encoded by the coding sequence ATGAAGAAAACAAAGATTGTCTGCACAATGGGACCGAATTCAAACGATGAGAATATCATGAGACGGCTTGTAAAAGAAGGCATGGATATCGCAAGATTTAACTTTTCACATGGCTCACATGAAGAACAAAAAGGCCGTATGGACATGTTGAAGAAGATTCGCGAAGAAGAGAAGAAACCAGTGGCAATCCTTCTGGATACAAAGGGACCGGAAATCCGTACAGGTGTTTTGAAAGACGGAAAAAAGGTATTGTTAAAAGAAGGCGAGACAATCACTCTGACGAATGAAGAAATCGAAGGAGATGAAACAAAAGTTTCTCTGACATACAAAGGTCTGGTCGATGATGTGCAGATCGGGAACATGATTCTGATCGATGATGGTCTGATCGGACTTAAAGTAAAAGAAAAGACGGAGACAGATATTATCTGTACAATCGTTAATGGTGGTGAACTTGGCGAGAGAAAGGGAGTCAATGTCCCGAATGTTCCAGTCAGACTTCCGGCAATTACAGAAAAGGATAAAGAAGACCTGAAATTCGGTGTTGAGCAGAAAATTGACTTTATTGCAGCATCATTTGTAAGAAATGCTGAGTGTATTTTGGAAATCCGTTCTTACTTAAATAAATGCGGAGCACCATATATTCCGATCATTGCAAAGATTGAGAACTCAGAGGGAATTGATAATATTGATGAGATTATCCGCTGTGCAGACGGTATCATGGTTGCCAGAGGAGATCTCGGTGTAGAAATCCCGGCAGAAGAAGTTCCATATCTCCAGAAATTGATCATTCAGAAATGTAATGATAATTACAAACCGGTCATTACAGCAACTCAGATGCTGGATTCTATGATCCGTAATCCACGTCCGACAAGAGCAGAGGTTGGAGATGTGGCAAACGCAGTTTACGACGGAACAGACGCTGTCATGCTTTCAGGTGAGACTGCACAGGGGAAATATCCGGTTGAAGCACTGAAGATGATGGTACACATTGTAGAAAGTACGGAGCAGCATCTGGATTATAAGGAGATGCTGGAAAAAGCAGGTGCACACAGAATGAGAAATGCTTCCAGTGCTCTGGCATATGCAACTGTAACAACTGCAAGAAATCTGAAAGCAGCGTGTATTATTACACCAACTGTATCAGGAGCAACTGCAAGAGTTGTGTCCAAATTTAAACCGAAGACAGAGATTATCGGTATATCACCAAATGAAGATACACTTCGCAGAATGCAGATTTACTGGGGAGTACGTCCGTATTGCTCTATTAATGCAAATTCTACAGATGAAATCTGTAGCAGCGCGTTAGATCTTGTAAGAGCAAAACAGATTGCAGAGACTGGAGACACTGTAGTCCTGACAGCAGGAATCCCTTCCCCGAATATTTCCGGAAATGTTGCCGGAGTCAGCAATATTATGAAAATAGCAGTGATAGATTAA
- a CDS encoding TrmB family transcriptional regulator, whose amino-acid sequence MRTGEKMEDKSYIERLMEFGLTRQEAGIYGCLISEGKTTGYEVAKQLGISRSNAYNSLASMTEKGAAYLVEEGTTKKYVSVPLDEFCRNRIRRLEESQRWLKKHMPSEKDHVEGYITIEGSSNILDKIRNLLAKAEERVYISCTRNYLLLFVDELESLIRAKKKVVIVTDQPVNFRNARVYMGNNRGMQIGVITDSRYVLTGEYGEGSINTCLYSGQKNFVELYKSALSNEIKLLAIREENMQ is encoded by the coding sequence ATGAGAACAGGTGAAAAAATGGAAGATAAATCATATATCGAACGCCTGATGGAATTTGGGCTTACAAGGCAGGAAGCAGGAATTTACGGCTGCCTGATCAGTGAAGGAAAGACGACAGGCTATGAAGTCGCAAAGCAGCTTGGAATATCTAGATCCAATGCGTATAATTCGCTTGCAAGTATGACTGAAAAAGGTGCGGCTTATCTGGTGGAAGAAGGAACAACAAAAAAATATGTATCTGTGCCATTGGACGAATTTTGCCGGAATAGAATCCGGAGGCTGGAAGAGTCCCAAAGATGGCTAAAGAAGCATATGCCATCTGAAAAAGATCATGTAGAAGGGTACATTACAATAGAAGGTTCTTCTAATATTTTGGATAAGATTCGTAATCTTCTGGCAAAAGCCGAAGAGAGAGTATACATTTCCTGTACAAGAAATTACCTGTTATTGTTCGTGGATGAGCTGGAAAGTCTGATCCGGGCTAAAAAGAAAGTCGTAATTGTGACAGATCAACCTGTGAATTTTAGAAATGCCAGAGTCTATATGGGAAACAATCGTGGAATGCAGATTGGTGTGATTACAGATTCCAGATATGTGCTGACCGGAGAGTATGGAGAAGGAAGTATTAATACATGCCTTTATTCCGGACAGAAAAATTTTGTAGAGTTATATAAAAGTGCTCTTAGTAATGAAATAAAACTTCTGGCAATACGAGAGGAGAACATGCAATGA